One genomic window of Eggerthella timonensis includes the following:
- a CDS encoding YerC/YecD family TrpR-related protein, with product MSDLRTPEVEDLLRVFAALDDEDVIFSLLEDLFTIREIKETSQRLAVARQLDAGKSYAAIEEATGASATTIARVSKCLSYGAGGYNAALNALDDAEKKRR from the coding sequence ATGAGCGATCTCAGAACGCCCGAAGTCGAAGACCTCCTGCGCGTGTTCGCGGCGCTCGACGACGAAGACGTGATCTTCTCCCTGCTCGAAGACTTGTTCACCATCCGCGAGATCAAAGAGACGTCCCAGCGTTTGGCCGTGGCGCGCCAGCTGGACGCCGGCAAGTCCTACGCTGCCATCGAGGAGGCCACTGGCGCGTCGGCCACCACCATCGCGCGCGTGTCGAAGTGCCTCTCTTACGGAGCCGGCGGCTACAACGCCGCCCTCAACGCCCTCGACGACGCCGAGAAGAAGCGCCGGTAG
- a CDS encoding response regulator transcription factor, with protein sequence MNHHALINEQRERSLVLHRLAESIAARPFLLAALTLYWTWVNMAFQGPLFFPSVTLASGLLFPSWIGPVGVSALAYFVLGAWFKRTNVVFRQRWYIGAIAAVMACGALLSYLWIELCDASLGQVPGIALYALGSSGIGLGTACLLIEWGRVFGYLGPREVLFHGIVAMLLSALLICLLSFLPLMFGQMLFVMIPVPLAACWYRAMRSFPRKTLFDHGMDATLRTPYKFLITALLHGLALGVLLGSTVVQADESNTILLNALSFVVAALLLLLTAVFVKMDFNHLIYQVGFGIMATGALLIALFGTIPALGQSVQFVGFCYVHLIMWGLCAYLTKTFDLPATWVVALPTCCLMLGQLIGGSSASMLIQQEDAGYWMQVMATVVSFVLLMAALLMMSNRNLTTGWGIAQPGGTARSDGSLDAAVQVIVVENGITPREADTLALLARGRNRKHISEELVVSEETVKSHASSIYHKLGVHTQQELLDLVEARAALLREAEQETPFA encoded by the coding sequence GTGAATCACCATGCGCTCATCAACGAGCAGCGAGAGCGCTCGCTCGTGCTCCATCGGCTTGCGGAAAGCATCGCCGCGCGCCCGTTTTTGCTCGCAGCCCTCACGCTGTATTGGACATGGGTGAACATGGCCTTCCAGGGGCCGCTGTTCTTCCCGTCCGTCACGCTGGCATCCGGGCTGCTGTTCCCTTCATGGATCGGGCCGGTGGGCGTGAGCGCGCTTGCCTACTTCGTGCTGGGCGCATGGTTCAAGCGCACGAACGTCGTGTTTCGCCAGCGATGGTACATCGGCGCCATCGCTGCGGTCATGGCGTGCGGCGCGTTGCTCTCGTATCTCTGGATCGAGCTGTGCGACGCCTCGCTCGGACAGGTTCCGGGCATCGCCCTGTACGCGCTGGGATCCTCGGGGATCGGTTTGGGCACGGCATGCCTGCTCATCGAATGGGGGCGCGTGTTCGGCTATCTGGGCCCGCGCGAGGTGCTGTTCCACGGCATCGTGGCCATGCTGCTCTCGGCGCTGCTCATCTGCTTGCTGTCGTTTCTGCCCCTCATGTTCGGGCAGATGCTGTTCGTGATGATCCCCGTTCCGCTTGCCGCGTGCTGGTATCGGGCCATGCGCAGCTTCCCGCGCAAGACGCTGTTCGACCACGGCATGGACGCCACCTTGCGCACGCCGTACAAGTTCCTGATCACCGCACTGCTGCACGGCCTCGCGCTGGGCGTGCTGCTGGGCAGCACCGTGGTGCAGGCCGACGAGTCGAACACCATCCTGCTGAACGCCTTGAGCTTCGTGGTGGCGGCGCTGCTGTTGTTGCTGACCGCAGTGTTCGTGAAGATGGACTTCAACCATCTGATCTACCAGGTAGGATTCGGCATCATGGCAACCGGCGCGCTGCTCATCGCGCTGTTCGGGACGATCCCGGCGCTCGGCCAGTCGGTGCAGTTCGTGGGATTCTGCTATGTGCACCTCATCATGTGGGGCCTGTGCGCCTACCTGACCAAAACGTTCGACCTGCCCGCGACCTGGGTGGTGGCGTTGCCGACATGCTGTCTCATGCTGGGGCAGCTGATCGGCGGATCGTCGGCGAGCATGCTCATCCAGCAGGAAGACGCGGGCTATTGGATGCAGGTCATGGCCACGGTGGTGTCGTTTGTCCTGCTGATGGCGGCGCTTTTGATGATGAGCAACCGCAATCTGACCACCGGATGGGGCATCGCGCAACCGGGCGGCACGGCGCGCTCGGACGGCAGCCTCGACGCGGCCGTGCAGGTGATCGTCGTGGAGAACGGCATCACGCCGCGCGAGGCAGACACGCTCGCGCTGCTGGCGCGCGGCCGCAACCGCAAGCACATCAGCGAGGAGCTGGTGGTGTCGGAGGAGACGGTGAAGAGCCATGCGTCGAGCATCTACCACAAGCTGGGCGTGCATACCCAGCAAGAGCTGCTCGACCTGGTGGAAGCCCGCGCCGCCCTGCTGCGCGAAGCCGAGCAGGAAACGCCGTTCGCGTAG
- a CDS encoding FAD-dependent oxidoreductase has product MFKNAAGEGVRMDLSRRSFLTGVAGVGAIAALGGLAGCAPSQEKADASDAKADAAAGPKTYDKVDATYDTDLLIVGGGGSGLACAVQAALNNTSFILIEKGSELGGNASFVEGMFAIESKMAEEQGIHVTPSEIIEAELVRGQHRQNGALWMDLCAKSAENIEWCLEQGVMYSGVIDEYNGGLYPTFHWFKDGKCKIGYVEPMIKRVEELGIEVHLNTAATALIQKDGAIVGAYAEGDEGVVQYNCKAVVFATGGFGGNPELIEKQGWDIENLFVVGSSNAAGDAYRMALEVGAKDFMTDSAQSILYNIPALPPIDFHKDALNPVNGYFGIAAGGPVLWVNEDGDRYTRENLTDDNLVLQCIPGKDNLANYVVFDQGIFDTFFGTTDEGRAMFEDAVSGDKTETLFKADSIKGLADACGLDADALAKTVERYNELAKKGNDDDFGKPAEKMVAIENGPFYLAKLGYSFFFEVGGVTTDKQRRVLDDQLQPIPGLYAIGNDGNMLYRHVYTINMPGTAFGNQVNSGREAANNVAAFLKA; this is encoded by the coding sequence ATGTTCAAGAACGCTGCGGGCGAGGGCGTGCGGATGGATCTGTCGCGCCGGTCGTTCCTGACGGGCGTGGCCGGCGTGGGCGCCATCGCGGCGCTCGGCGGTCTGGCGGGATGCGCTCCGTCGCAGGAGAAAGCCGATGCGTCCGACGCGAAGGCGGATGCGGCCGCGGGCCCGAAGACCTACGACAAGGTGGACGCCACCTACGATACCGATCTGCTCATCGTGGGCGGAGGCGGCAGCGGCTTGGCCTGCGCGGTGCAGGCGGCGCTCAACAACACCAGCTTCATCCTCATCGAGAAGGGCTCCGAGCTGGGCGGCAACGCCAGCTTCGTGGAGGGCATGTTCGCCATCGAGTCGAAGATGGCCGAGGAGCAGGGCATTCACGTGACGCCGTCCGAGATCATCGAGGCCGAGCTCGTGCGCGGCCAGCATCGCCAGAACGGCGCGCTGTGGATGGACTTGTGCGCGAAGTCTGCCGAGAACATCGAATGGTGCCTGGAGCAGGGCGTCATGTACAGCGGGGTCATCGACGAGTACAACGGCGGCCTGTACCCCACGTTCCACTGGTTCAAGGACGGCAAGTGCAAGATCGGCTACGTCGAGCCCATGATCAAGCGCGTGGAAGAGCTGGGCATCGAGGTGCACCTCAACACGGCCGCCACCGCGCTCATCCAGAAGGACGGCGCGATCGTCGGCGCGTACGCCGAGGGCGACGAGGGCGTGGTTCAGTACAACTGCAAGGCCGTCGTGTTCGCCACCGGCGGCTTCGGCGGCAACCCCGAGCTCATCGAGAAGCAGGGCTGGGACATCGAGAACCTGTTCGTGGTGGGCTCGTCCAATGCGGCGGGCGACGCCTACCGCATGGCGCTCGAGGTGGGCGCGAAGGACTTCATGACCGACTCCGCGCAGAGTATCCTGTACAACATCCCCGCGCTGCCTCCCATCGACTTCCACAAAGACGCGCTCAACCCCGTGAACGGCTACTTCGGCATCGCGGCGGGCGGCCCGGTGCTGTGGGTCAACGAGGACGGCGACCGCTATACGCGCGAGAACCTCACCGACGACAACCTCGTGCTCCAGTGCATCCCCGGCAAGGACAACCTGGCGAACTACGTAGTGTTCGATCAGGGGATCTTCGACACGTTCTTCGGCACCACCGATGAGGGCCGCGCCATGTTCGAGGACGCGGTGAGCGGCGACAAGACTGAGACGCTGTTCAAGGCGGACAGCATCAAGGGACTGGCCGACGCATGCGGCCTCGATGCGGACGCGCTGGCGAAGACGGTCGAACGCTACAACGAGTTGGCGAAGAAGGGCAACGACGACGACTTCGGCAAGCCGGCCGAGAAGATGGTGGCCATCGAGAACGGCCCGTTCTATCTGGCCAAGCTGGGATACAGCTTCTTCTTCGAAGTGGGCGGCGTCACCACCGACAAGCAGCGTCGCGTGCTCGACGACCAGCTGCAGCCCATCCCCGGCCTGTACGCTATCGGCAACGACGGCAACATGCTGTACCGCCACGTGTACACCATCAACATGCCGGGCACTGCGTTCGGCAACCAGGTGAACTCGGGTCGCGAGGCGGCCAACAACGTGGCCGCGTTTCTGAAAGCCTAA
- a CDS encoding PaaI family thioesterase, which yields MTEVDPQVRFEYTHGPCLYSNLAGIEPEVIEDRHIRLRMPLSFIHVNHVGVAYAGSLFVLAEVSAGALFTQVFGTGKFVPIIQSASIKYVAPGKSAMIVDVEVPEEEAAAKVKMIEERGRGRVPFNLTITDEDGTVLSEAEFVTYALPANANL from the coding sequence ATGACTGAAGTTGATCCGCAAGTGAGGTTCGAGTACACCCACGGCCCGTGCCTGTATTCCAACCTGGCGGGAATCGAGCCGGAAGTGATCGAGGACCGTCACATCCGCCTGCGCATGCCGCTGAGCTTCATCCATGTCAACCACGTGGGCGTCGCGTATGCAGGGAGCCTCTTCGTTCTGGCAGAGGTCTCCGCTGGCGCGCTGTTCACCCAGGTGTTCGGCACCGGGAAGTTCGTCCCGATCATCCAGAGCGCGTCCATCAAGTACGTCGCGCCCGGCAAGTCGGCGATGATCGTCGACGTCGAGGTGCCGGAAGAGGAGGCTGCAGCGAAGGTCAAGATGATCGAAGAGCGCGGTCGCGGTCGCGTTCCCTTCAACCTCACGATCACCGACGAGGACGGAACGGTCCTCTCCGAGGCGGAGTTCGTGACGTACGCGCTTCCGGCCAACGCGAACCTGTAG